In the genome of Dromiciops gliroides isolate mDroGli1 chromosome 1, mDroGli1.pri, whole genome shotgun sequence, the window ATATGCAGTTGAACATGTTCATATGAGATTTATACATCCTCCTAATTAAAACATTGCCTGtagtaataatttacattttaaaaaatactttctaacTGGCAAAGTGCTTGGTGAGGCAGTGTGTTAGTATTCTTATTTCtactttacagaaaaagaaactaggattctgagttttaaaaaaatcgaATTGCGAGTTAAGTGTTGGTACCCTACATCCCAGTTATTCCACTTCCATGTCTTTCTAACATATCACGCAACCTTTATCATAGCTAAGTGAATTTAAAAGAGTTCTTAGTACGTATatgagacatacagagagagagagagagagagagagagagagagagagagagagagaggaatgaatggagggaaggaggaaggaagtctAATAATTGGAATCATTAATTTGTCTCCTATTGATTCTGAACTCAATAATTTAGGTGGACTGACATCAGTCCAAGGGGAATTTGGTCTGTAAAGAAATTGGTTGGTCTCTTTTTCTTATACTCTTGGCCTCATGACCTTTGGCTTTTGGATGGGGTCTCTCCATATTGGAGAAGTAAAAGGGTATTCAATGTACACTGTAAATCAGGTATAGGACAGGTAGTTATTTCCTAAATTCAAAAGAGATGCTTAAAATGACAACCTCTTGGAAGCATGCACGAATAACAAATTTAACAagtacataggggcagctagatggcgcagtggttaaagcaccggccctggattcaggagtacctgagttcaaatctggcctcagacacttgacacttactatctgtgtgaccctgggcaagtcacttaactccaattgccttactaaaaaaaaaaaccaaaaaaccaaaaacaaacaaacaaaaaagtacatgATAATAACATAACAAGTGCAATAGTCTGTCAGAACACTGAGATGAAAGTCAAAACATGAAACAGTTTGTAGGACTATTGAATAGCCatctcttatttcattttgaCTCTGCTGTCTCTAGCAAAACTATTTTCTAACATGCCTTGTCAGGGTTTGCATTGAACTGCTTACTGATGGACATCTTCTCCAATGTAGAAACTTTCCTTCCCATCAGTAAGATCTGACCAAAGAATTCATAACTTCCCACCATCTCAGATTCACTAGGCTTCTTCCAAGGCAGcactaccatctatctatctatctatctatctatctatctatctatctatctatctatctatctatctatctatctacctatctatctatctatctacctatctacctatctacctatctatccatccatcatctatccatccatctatttatctatcatctatctatttatttttgtattactGCTTATTCTCCCAAAATCAGGAAAGCAAACACAaagaagaagagacagacagaagtccATATGCCATGTCACCTAGATTTAGCTGCCCTTTGGCCTGGAATTGCTATGCTGCTGAGGAGTAATGATGGGGTTAGGGAAGGTGCTTTTCCTCTTCCCAGTGCTCATTCATTGGAAAGGATTGTTCCAACATTATCTgctgacagaaaagaaaaagaaaactgacatCCACCAAGTCTTTGGTCCTTCCTGTTAATAGTCAATAAGAGGATGATTTTTATTATCTCTAAAGCACACAAGAATTGAACTAACTCTAGTAGTCAGCAAAAGAGAGGATCCTCCCTATAGTCTACGTGCAACTGAaagttacaaaagaaagaaatcctcatAAATCTAaatataccttttttaaaaaaaaaatcttcatttaggACTACAGATATCTCCCAAGCCAACTTTGACCCTTAgggtctctcatttttttctctgttttttttttttttccttttaggttGGTTTTTGGGGAGGCCACATGCCTTGGCTGAAAAAGAGTGGCCTAGGAGTCAAGAAACTTTGGGGTCAGGTCTACCTCTGTTGGGTAGTGTTTACATGATTCTGGGAGTCTCTTTATTTCTCAGTGCTCCCATTAAACTCTCTAATACATTAAGTTTCAGAAAAACTGTTCACAAGCTTTAGCAATTAGTTTCTTCACTGGAAATTTTGCACAGCAGTCAAATCACAGGCCTAGTAGAGCTGTTTTTGTAGGCAGTGTTgtatagtggataaaatactaCTTAGGAATTGGAAATATCTGGGTTAAAATTCCGTATCTAATACAGACCTAAGATGTGacccaagcaagtcatttaagcttcaTAATCTTCAAGAAATTCCCTAGGGCTTACCTATTAAGTGATAGACCAGTTAGAAGACTGTTCTACACTGACAAaactctatctctatttctcatGTGCATTTCCCCCATATCTTATAATTACTAttcttttcttaaatatatttaaactCATTCTCCTCCTTGCAACTCAAATGCTATGTATGTGTTCCTTAATTACTTTCTTTGATATCCTCTATATAGAACCGATTATTTATTTTCTGCCTATTCTCTTATTTAATTCAACAGAGCATTAAGAGAAAGGATGCAGCTTGCAGTAAAGAATGCTACTCTATAAGACTGAGTTCTCTTGCCTTTGCAAAAATGAATATGCGCCTGTGCGCGACCCCGGGGCGTGTGCGGCCATGGGGGCGGAGCAGCACAAGCGCCCTGCGAGATTTAGGATCTAGAGCATAAACAAGAGACGGGACAGGTGCGGCGACAGGGTAGGAGCCGTAGCAACAACCACAGCAGCTGGAGGACCCGCGACTGAGGAGACAGCTGCGGCGGAGAGCGGGATCGGGAGCCGACCCGGACTTCCTGTCTCTCCCGGCCCGGGAGGTAGAGTGCCCGAGCCCAGCCCCCACCTCTCAGCCATGAACCTGGCAAGTCAGAGCGGGGAGGCCGGCTCTAGCCAGCTGCTATTCGCCGGCTTCAACCAGGACAGCACGTCCTTAGCTGTTGGTAGTAAATCTGGTTAcaaattcttctcccttttttctgtGGATAAGCTGGAACAGATTTATGAATGCACTGATACGGAAGATGTATGTATTGTGGAGAGATTGTTTTCAAGTAGTCTGGTCGTCATTGTTAGCCTTAAAGCTCCACGAAAGCTAAAAGTCTGTCACTTTAAGAAGGGGACTGAAATATGCAATTATAGCTATCCCAATACCATATTGGCAGTCAGATTGAATAGGCAGAGGTTGATAGTATGCCTAGAAGAATGTCTGTACATACACAATATTCGTGATATGAAGGTACTGCATACAATCAGGGAAACTCCCCCTAACCCTGCAGGTTTGTGTGCACTGTCCATAAGCAATGACAATTGTTATCTGGCTTATCCTGGGAGTGCAACTATTGGGGAAGTACAAGTCTTTGACACTATTAATTTGAAGGCTGCTAATATGATACCAGCTCATGATAGTCCCTTAGCAGCCTTGGCTTTTGATGCAAGTGGTACGAAACTTGCCACTGCTTCTGAGAAGGGAACTGTGATTAGGGTTTTTTCCATCCCAGAAGGACAGAAAATCTTTGAGTTCCGGAGAGGAGTAAAGAGGTGTGTAAGCATCTGCTCTTTGGCCTTCAGTATGGATGGAATGTTCCTCTCTGCATCCAGTAACACTGAAACAGTACACATCTTCAAACTTGAGACTGTGAAAGAGAAACCTCAGGAGGAACCTACTACTTGGACTGGTTACTTTGGAAAAGTGCTTATGGCCCCTACCTCTCAAGTAACAGAAATGTTTAACCAGGGTAGAGCATTTGCTACTGTCCGACTACCATTCTGCGGTCACAAAAATATCTGTTCACTTGCCACAATTCAGAAGATTCCCCGATTACTAGTGGGAGCCTCAGATggatacttatatatgtacaacctgGATCTTCAGGAAGGAGGGGAGTGCACTCTGATGAAACAACACAAGTTGGATGGAAGTATGGAGCTGGACAATGAAATCTCAGAATCTGCATCTTATGACCGTCCATTAGTAGCTCAGACCTACAGGGCTGCTGTGACAAGAGGTGCTTATGTACCTTCCTCACCTACCAGACATGCATACATAGAGGACCTGGGTGCAGTGGGTGGTGCTTGTCTGGAAGATGAAATCAGTGCACTAGTATTGGATGAAGACAGTGAGCATCCTCCCATGATTCTTCGGACTGACTGAACTTTAACCTGTGAactctaaccttttttttttccggggcaatgagggttaagtgacttgcccagggtgacacagctggtaagcgtcaagtgtctgaggccggatttgaactcaggtactcctgaatacaaggtcgttgctttatccactgcaccacctaagctgcccctgaACTCTAACCTCTTGAAGCAGAGGACACTGGTTTGATACTTCTTCAAGGACTCTGTGTTAAGCTGCTGTGAACTTTGACATGATTTGGGGAGACAGGATGGCAAAGACATTAAGTTGTAGCCTTAGGCTAATTCTATACTACTGAGAAAAATATATAGGTTTCAACTCTGTCTTTTAATCTTCTTTATTTTAGCTTtcttggtggtgttttttttccaatttatttgcCAAAATTAGCTGTTTGGTGAACCCATAGAACCTCCTTGCTTTGAATGCATTCATGTGCTAAGCTAgcataggagaaagagaagtcaCTGTATAacaaaatttgtatttctttttatgcatgtatataatagTAAGTATATATAAAAGTGTGAAGACATGATTCTTAATGCTGAGGTTAGTTCTGCACTGACAAAAGTCCAGAAAGTTTCTTATGCATCGGCTTGTCAGTGTGCTCTGGTGACTGAtgtgtgaccttttttttttctttttcttttttttttttccagggcaatgggggttaagtgacttgcccagggtcacacagctagtggcaagtgtctgaggccggatttgaactca includes:
- the LOC122734794 gene encoding WD repeat domain phosphoinositide-interacting protein 2-like translates to MNLASQSGEAGSSQLLFAGFNQDSTSLAVGSKSGYKFFSLFSVDKLEQIYECTDTEDVCIVERLFSSSLVVIVSLKAPRKLKVCHFKKGTEICNYSYPNTILAVRLNRQRLIVCLEECLYIHNIRDMKVLHTIRETPPNPAGLCALSISNDNCYLAYPGSATIGEVQVFDTINLKAANMIPAHDSPLAALAFDASGTKLATASEKGTVIRVFSIPEGQKIFEFRRGVKRCVSICSLAFSMDGMFLSASSNTETVHIFKLETVKEKPQEEPTTWTGYFGKVLMAPTSQVTEMFNQGRAFATVRLPFCGHKNICSLATIQKIPRLLVGASDGYLYMYNLDLQEGGECTLMKQHKLDGSMELDNEISESASYDRPLVAQTYRAAVTRGAYVPSSPTRHAYIEDLGAVGGACLEDEISALVLDEDSEHPPMILRTD